In Gordonia sp. SL306, the genomic window GCGCGAGCAGGCCCGCACCGTCGTCAAGGAGTTCCTGCGCTACGTCGACGAGAACCGGCAGTCGTGGAAGGTGCTCTATCGCGTCGCGGTCGGCACCGCGAGCTTCTCCCACTTCGTCTCCGACAGTCGGGCCCGCGTCACCGAGATGGTCACCGAACTGATCCGCGCAGGCACCACCGTCGAGGGTGCCCGCGACATCGACTTCGAACTCACCGCCGTCGCGCTGGTCGGCGCGGGTGAGGCCGTCGCGGACCGGATCACCGAGGGCGACGTCGACCTCGAGACGGCGACGGATCTGCTGGTCGGTATCACTTGGCGCGGTCTGAAGGGTGTGGGGACCGCCGACGTCGTCGCGGAGTGAACCGCTCTCTCCCCCGCAAGCTGTCCCCCGCAAGCTGTCCCCCGCGAGAACACCCAGGTCAGTCTCGCGAGGCGTCAGCCCGAATGTCACACCCACATCAGAACGGCGGCGGATTCTCCGCGTTCCAGCGGTCGATTTCACGTTTGTCGGCGCGTTTCACCGATTCTGCACGGCGTGAACGTATCTGGGCGATGCGTTGTCGCGCGAGGTGGTCCGTCGGTTGGTCGGGCGGTGCGAGACTGGTGAACAGATCGCGGCCGGTGTAGGCGTTGCCCTGGTACATGTGGCCGTCCGGTGATTGGAAGAACACGGTGCCCATCTCGTCTTGGTAGTCGCGCCATCCTGAGTCGAAGGTTTTGAATCTGTGGTGGAATCTGCACAGCGGCTTGAGGTTTCGCCGGATGGTTTTGCCGCCGGCCTTGCCGTGGGGTGTTGTGTGGTCGAGGTCGGCGCGCCAGACGGGGTTGGTGCATCCGGGGAAGGTGCAGCACAATTCGCCGCACCTGATCAGTTCGGCCAGCTTGCGGCCCGGCTTGTAGCGACGTGCGGCCCTCGCACGCCGGGCGTGAGCAGGATTGTGCCAGTGATCGTCCGTGTCCGTGTCCTTGTGTCTGTGGTCGTCGGTGTTGCTGTGGTCGGTGTGGACGTAGGACCGGTGGGCCTCGGCCAGCAGATCGCGAGCGGTCTCGGCGTCGATGACACCGTGCCCGTCGAGGAACGCCGGGTTGTCGTCGCGTCCGAGCAGGGTGGACAGATTCACGACGATGTGGAATGTGGGTCGCGGTGCGCCGTCAGGCGGTTGGGTCGAGGATGCATCAGGCTCCGCGACTGTGCCGTCGGCGGGCGTCGGCACGCCCGTTGTGGCGTCGAACGATTCGGTCGCGTCGAACGGGTCGACGGTGTCGGGTGCACCGCTCACGCAGTCCTGGCAACGGCATTCGAGCACCGTGTGTCCGGCTGCCAGGGCCACGAGTCCGTCGAGGCGCCGTTGCGCTTTGGTACGCGGGTCATCGTCGTGGACGCCGGCGGCCATCGCGTCGAGTTTCGCGTTGACGGCAGCAGCATGTTCGGCGGGTAGCGTTGCCGACATCCGCGACTGGCCCGGCGTGTGCCGATCCGAGCGCACCGTGATCGCCCGATCCTTGGCGACAACCTCGCGACGTTTGCGGGTGGCACCGGCATCGGTCCGGGCGATCGTCGCGTCGAGCATCGTCAGGAAACGTGTCATCGACATCGGTGGACGATTCTCGATCTCACCCACCAATGCCGTATCGAGTGCCCCCATCTTCTCCTGATCGACCGGCTCGCTGCGTTTGACGACCATCAGGAACCGCGGCAGGTCGATGCGTCCGATGGCCAACATGCCACCGACGAAGGGCAACTGATTGCGCATCACACTGCCTCCGACGATCAACTCCCGCGCCCGCGCGGGTGTGACGGTCAGGGCCGCACCGACTTCGGCGATTGTCCTTTCCAGCCCGTTGGGGCCGTAGCGTCCGCGCGGGTCGTCGCCGGCACGGCCGAGCATCGCGGTGGCCGCGACGGTCTGTGGGTCGGCCTCACCCGAACCGACCGCGGCGGCCACCGTCGCGAGGTAGTCCTCCTCGTGCTCTTCATGAATCAGGCTGATGGCCTGCAACATTCGGAAGTCGGCAGAGGCGCTCACCGCCACGCAGTGGTGTAACACCTCGATCAACTCGGCAGCGCAATGATCCTCGTCGGTACGCAACTGCTCGAGCAGCATTCCCTGGGACATGAATCGAACGTACATTCGACCACCGACAGGTTTTGTTTGCCCTGTCGTAGCCGGGATCCGAGCTGCCTGTCATCTCGCCGGCGGATTTCCCACGCCGGATTTAGCAGATTTGTACCTCTCCTTTATTCAGAAGATTGATCAACAAGGGGGAGCAATGTCGGATCTGGTGGTCGATCCAGCTGCCGTCGGTTCGGCGGCGACGGAGATATCACGTTGCGCCTCGCGGCTGATGGCGCTCGAACTCACGTCGTACGCGGGCCTCGAGGGGACCACGTCGACTTTCAGCCAGCTGGCGGGACAGTTCGAGGGCGCGACGAGCGATATGTCCGCGGTCGCCGCGACCGCGGACCAGAAGATCTCTGCGTCACTGGCTAACGCGTCTGGCGCGGTTTCGGCGTTCTCGGAACTGGTCGTCGGCTTCAAGAACACGACTGTCGACACCGACGAGCAGAACGCGGGAAGGCTGCGGGATGCCGTCCCGTATCCCGCTTGTCAGGGGCAACAGACAGACCGTACGGTCCCGATCGACGTCTTGCTCTCGGTGAAGTAGCGAATGCCACCCAGCTACAACGAGGTGATGGCATGGAATCCTGACGTCCTGACCTCGATCGCACACGGAATCGTCAAACTTCAGGCCCATCTCGAGGTCGAAGCGCCGAAGGCCGGAAACCCGGTCCTCGACCTGACGGCCACACAGTGGGCGGGGGAGGCACGCGGGCCCGCCGACAATCGGGCCGCCGGGATCACCCGATGGCTCAAGGGAGTGGCCGACGAGTACGGCGACCTGGCTGCCGCGCTCAACGCGGGCGCGCCCGAGATTCGCGGGGCGATGACCGCACTGGCGAATCGGACGACGCTCGCCGATGCGGATGGCTACATCCTCGACCGAGGCAGCCGTAGCTACACCGTGAGTTTCCAGCCCGATCGCGCGCCCGACGGCGCCGAGTTCGACGCCGGCACGGCACATGAGCATCAGACGGCCCTGCACAACCTCGGCACT contains:
- a CDS encoding HNH endonuclease signature motif containing protein, translated to MSQGMLLEQLRTDEDHCAAELIEVLHHCVAVSASADFRMLQAISLIHEEHEEDYLATVAAAVGSGEADPQTVAATAMLGRAGDDPRGRYGPNGLERTIAEVGAALTVTPARARELIVGGSVMRNQLPFVGGMLAIGRIDLPRFLMVVKRSEPVDQEKMGALDTALVGEIENRPPMSMTRFLTMLDATIARTDAGATRKRREVVAKDRAITVRSDRHTPGQSRMSATLPAEHAAAVNAKLDAMAAGVHDDDPRTKAQRRLDGLVALAAGHTVLECRCQDCVSGAPDTVDPFDATESFDATTGVPTPADGTVAEPDASSTQPPDGAPRPTFHIVVNLSTLLGRDDNPAFLDGHGVIDAETARDLLAEAHRSYVHTDHSNTDDHRHKDTDTDDHWHNPAHARRARAARRYKPGRKLAELIRCGELCCTFPGCTNPVWRADLDHTTPHGKAGGKTIRRNLKPLCRFHHRFKTFDSGWRDYQDEMGTVFFQSPDGHMYQGNAYTGRDLFTSLAPPDQPTDHLARQRIAQIRSRRAESVKRADKREIDRWNAENPPPF
- a CDS encoding TetR/AcrR family transcriptional regulator — protein: MAGGTKRLPRAVREQQMLDAAVKVFSENGFREASMDSIAAQAEISKPMLYLYYGSKDELFSACIARESGRFIDAMSVGFDPSLRQREQARTVVKEFLRYVDENRQSWKVLYRVAVGTASFSHFVSDSRARVTEMVTELIRAGTTVEGARDIDFELTAVALVGAGEAVADRITEGDVDLETATDLLVGITWRGLKGVGTADVVAE